In Sparus aurata chromosome 5, fSpaAur1.1, whole genome shotgun sequence, the genomic window cctctcctgacattttccctctctctctcactctttcactctttctctctcttctttttcccccctccttgGTGTCGAGGCAGGCCATGTCCCCGCATGGCTGCTTGAACCTCTCTCGAGGTTTCTAATTAGCATGTGGGCTGAGAGCTGAGAGGCAGTCTGGCAGTTTCTGTTTACTCTCCTCTCAAGCTCCCTCTCTTTTAATCTCTTTCTCGATGTCTCTCACCCTGTCTCTGTTCAAAAAAACCGTCTTCCTGCCTTGACACCTCTCAAAGCGCCATGAACTGCCGGTTCCTTgttccactttttttcccttGCAGTGCACATAATCAAACAATGAATGCTCGGCGGACAGAGTATTCCTCTCCCTTTCCCTTTGTGTGTACGCTCTTCATTCAACCTCATATAGCCTCGTACATCAGAGCGATGGAATGCGGAATGTACACCATGCATGAAATGTGTCTCATCTTTTTAACTCGCTTTCCATCTTATCCTCGAGTTAACCCGCTCACCCGGTCTGCCTCCTCGGCCTACATGCGGGGACAACAGCAGACTCTCTCATCAGATAGGCAAATAGCTTGCAACTTTGGTTAATATgtcttgtctgtgtgtctgtctgcatcttCCCCCCTCATCTAGAGGGGCTGCACTTCTATGGCCATGCCTTCCGGCCCCGCTGCTCCACATGAGGATCGCTGGCTGCGAGGAGGGGATTCCTGGCACGGCTTTGAGTACATGTGCTTCTGGGAGGATAAGCTCAGCTATGTCAGTAATGTGTCAGGCCCCGCCGAGGTTACAGGCTGCTCCCCATATTTGGCGAATCACTTTGCATTGTCCCACCTCAGCCCCACGCTGGCTGCCACAGTGAACCAGAAAACTATGAGCAGAATCCAGAAGGCAGACGGGAGATAAGAGTGGAAGCATGAGTGAGAAATATGTTACATTCGTCAAATACCAGAGTCTTTGGTGAATGAAAACACACTTGGTGAGCAAACGTTTGAGGTATCTGACGCTACATATTTGGCTCCCCTCTCGTTTTCTCTTACCCCAGTCTGTGAGAGAACAGCCCAGGTGAGGCTGTAAGACTGTGAGGCGCTCTGAGCTCCTTCGACTTCTCCTGAAATAGCCTTTGCCTTTTACAGCTATCTCGTTGCAGCTTATGCAAAGGAGCAGAGCCCCGGAGGCCCACGCAGCCTCATGTGATCAATGCGTTTGGCATCGCGTCACTACTTTGTGGGCTCGTGGGTCACATTCTTGATTTGTTTCGAGACgttctcatctcatctctttCTTGTTTTAGAGTGTTTTGCCTGTTTGCACACCTCATGTGAGGCACCATGAGGTGGGATCAAATGAGAAATCTGGCACCGTGTGATCTAAGTTTAGCTGCTGAGCTTTACGCAAGGTCAACGCCGCCATCGTGGCCCatatgatatttattttttatttattcccccCCCCAGCCCCCCCACCCGCCAGTGGTCGTTTCATTTCAAAAAGGGCAACGAGGGCACACGCATAATCTTGTTTGTGTGGGTGATATAGATAATGGCGCTCAGAAATCACATATTTTCATCCAGTCAATCCTCTCCAGCGGCTGCTGAACAAACACCCTGATGCAATCCCAGggcaatttttttattttttacaaacgTACcaatttgaaaacaaacacccaAATGATTACATCCTGCAAAAAGAACTAGTGGAGGGAACAGGAACCACTCTCTCTGCCCAgctcttattattattattattattattatatttaaagaCAATTGTCTCATCGGTTTGAACAGGAGAGCCGAGAGTAGCATTTCACATTAACAGCAGTCAAGTGTGTGTCATGACCTCATCTGCAAATGACCTGCTGCGTGTGTGTCACTCTACCCCCCAAAGGGGACACAGTGGATCTCTCTAAGTGTaggtcaggtgtgtgtgtgtgtgtatgtgtgtttgtaaccTGGCCACCCTCCCCtttggctcacacacacacacacacacacacagctgttttaCTCAGTGTGATTACAGGTTATGCAGAAGACGACCGAGATCATTACTTCTGAACTCGGAGGTTTAGATCATGTGATGTCATCCCTCCCGGTGTGGTCATCGCAGGtgcccaggtgtgtgtgtgtgtgtttgtgtgtgttcttcaaCATTCACTGCACAGCTCCCTCAGCTGTGACCGCAACCACAGAACTCAAAAACCACCCTCGTATAAGGTCAAACCGACACACTTCTCACAAACAGCGGGGCCTCGCTGTGTGTACATGTTGTTGAGCAGGAATCACCTCGGCCACCACAGCACTGAGAAATTCCCTCCGACGTGAGGCTAAGAACATCTGAAAGCTGCGTATTGTGCTGGCTCACCACGCCGCCtcgaaagggggggggggtgagctCACCGCGAGCTGAGCAACAGCAGCGAAGGGTGCAGCTCGATTCTCCGGTGAGTGACACATACTTAGATTAGAGACACCCGACACCGGCCGTCCATCTAGCTAtttatctctctatctatccatctatctatctctgCTGCCTGCCTGCAAGAGCCAGCTGGGCCTTGAGCTCATGGTACCAATCTGgctatgagagagagagagagagagcagggtgGGGTGAGAGGGGATGTTGCCTGCCAGCTCATGGTGTAATCTCATCTCACTGTGGTTACTGTAAGTGAGATGGAGAAGGGGGAATGGGAAGAAGGGACCACAGCTCCCCACGAAAGTAATGGCTCTGGGAAAGGGGCAGAGTGTCACTCTATACCGAAGTCCCTCTGAAGCATTTAGCGTTTAGCATTTACCGTTGAACTGCAAGTCTGGGAATCAAACCCTAGTATGGGAACCATGTACAGTAACATTACAGCAGGGGGGGAGAATTGTCACACAGTTGGCTTTATGTGGTGTGGTCTGAAATATGTCATTTGTTGCTGTTAGGAGTCTCTCagtcaaaaataaacaaataaataaaaggaagaAGCGTAGCGTggaatcatgggagttgttgtcttcattgttaacgTCGGTGACATAATTCTATCCGACGCGAGTCTGGCAGAAAGCTACGTTGAGTCACGCTTGCCAACTTCCTTCTCGACGCTCTGATCAACTCCGACGACAAAATGAAACGTACCCTCACCCTCAATAAAACTGCGATTTCTCTGAGGTCGTAAAAAAATGCGATAATGGAGGTACACAACTCGATGTAACATATAATAAAAGGCAAAACAATCGCTTCTTCCAGTAGACAGTGCCCTCTCTTCACTATAGCTATATCACAGCTTTCTGCACTctggtgcccccccccccccccccccccatacatGTGGTgcctttttgatttttttgcccctgcccctcaaataACTGAGTCTGAATAAAGGTCGAGCCATTTCTTGATGTTTTATTGTGGAAACGTTAGATATCACACCTGTAAGCAAGGTATCGGTACGATATCCGCACTTCCAGTTTCATTTACCTCAAAGACCCTCAAGTttaactgcaaacacacacacacacacacacactacaccaagTAGTCATGACCGCTGTTCACATTActtgttcttcctcttcctgctaGTGTTTCCGGAGATTCAGTGAACTTTTCTGAAAAACAGGCCTGAAAACGTGAAGTGGATGGAACAAAAATAGAGTTCTCAGATTCGGGTGGAGTTTGTTGCAACATCTGCTTCATTAGACCGGCCGGCGGCAGGGAGCATTGCACAGTGGACCTCGGCCACTGTGACATTGATTTCTGCACTTTTTGTGTCGGTCTCTCGCTGATTCCGCTCTTAAATACAGCTTGAACATTGTTAAAGAAATGTCCTTTCAGAGGGACAGGGATGCTTTTACTTGAGTAAGTGCAGCACCTctacttttctcttttttttatctgcagcaTTTGAATCTGCGTCTATGGTAGAGGATCCATCAAGGATACACTGAATATTTTCTGGGTGAAACAGAGGAAAACTCATCATCAGCCCTTCACACAGGACGAGAAAGACAACAGTCTGGAAAGCACTCTGCTGCTTGATGTTTACCATCTTTCTGTGCCGCAGTTAAAAAACACCAATGTTTCCAAGTCAGAGCGCACACACATCTGTCTGGtctcgctccctccctctgcaGTCTACCGTAGCTCCAGATCTTTGGCTCAGACCTCGCGCAGACAGTCGGGCTGCCGCGACAGTCTGGACTGTTGCTCCAGGCTCTTGGCATCGCGGCCAACGCAGGGGGAAGATGTTTGTTAACGCCGCGCACATAGCAGCAGACGCGAGGAATCCTTTCCAGTAgtcgtttcttttcttttttttgctgtcgTCTGCTGGCTCACATACACCTGTAGCCAAAGGGAACAGAGCataatagaaaaaataaaaaaaaaaacaggcacgGTATTGTTTTGGGGTTTCTTGTAGTCTTGCGTAGGGCTTCGCATGAGCTGAAGCGACGGAAATTCAGGTTGAGAAAGCAGATAATGGAAGCCCGGGTGAAGAAATTGGGTTATAAAgagcacaaagagaaaaaaaataaaacctgatcTATCACAAAGACCATCAATGTCACTTGTGTTAAAGAAAAGTAGGTCAAGGTTTTAATCTACAATACACTCAGCACTTGATTGTAACGACCATACACTTACTCTGTTTACCCAGAGCACATAATGAACCGGTCAACATTTGTATTCTTGGGGAAAATGGGGGCTTATCTGGGGCGTTAAATATtgcctttccccccccccccaaaaaaaacggGTCAAGATTATCGACACCATCGCCTCCGCTATTGTTGCCATGAGTCTTTTCTTTATGGCATTTAGAGACAGAAAAGGAACCCTGACCTGCAGGGACGAAAATCCCTGAAAGTTTTGGGTGCTTTTTTGGGAAAACACGAGctacataaaaaaatactttccCTTTTCAGTCCTTTGTGTTTTAGAATCTAAAACTTATTCAAAAGAAATGTGTGCCTGTCTACCTGCTGAGGAGTTGTTTGGGACTTTAAGAGGTAGATCTTGTGACAGATATCGTAAGATGTGACTGAGTGGAGCAACCGCAGGCGAAAAGTCATCGCGAGCCTCATTAGTCCTCGTATTAGTGCTGCGCAACTTTGTGCGATACCAATCGAGTTGCAGTTTTGATCACGCTTGTGAGAAAATGACTATTTCTGTCGGCTCTTTATGATGATTTATTTGTCTCATTTGCCTACCAATGCACACAGTGATGCCCGAGGAAAGTCCCACTGCTGTTTCTTCACAACTTGTCTTATTGTAAATCTGTCTGAGCCGAGCTTCCTTTGTTCTTAGAACGCTGATCGCTCTTCACAGAGAGGGGACCTTTGTGCTTCGTGTGCGCGGCTGTGCGTGTGCAGGTGTGCGTGGCGGTTCGTGCACACGTGCAGAGTATGACCAGTGGCTTGGCTGGAGGCCGAGGTGCTGCCAAGAATTGGCGAGATGAGTTGCTCTGAAGTCTGCTGTCTCTTTGATGTGGGCCGGCCCTTTACTGACAGCTTCAGCTCTGAGGCGACCACAaagcgctcacacacacacacacactttcctttTACCTGACGCTCACTGACCCCCTTTTTCCTGCTCAGTCCTCATTCCATTGAGTGTGGCTGCACATGGCTGTGTGTGCACAAGCAGGatatcaaaatgcaaaactttTCCTTGTGTGTTGCCAGGTCATTTGCATGAATGTTGCAAAGCCATTGCAGGTTTTATTCAACTGGAACTTCAATCGTGCAACAGTGCAGATTTCCTAACAGTGCATCtctgagatatatatatatatatatatatatatatatatatatatatatatgtaaagcTTGACCCCAGCGTtctgcagcagagcagaaatTGGGTTATTAATACCACACAGCCTCCCATTTCCTAATGGATGCACAAAATTACGACTAAGCACACTCCTCGCTGACACACAGACCTCTGCAGTCTGAGCTGCCTGCACGCAGGAACACAAAAGAAAGCTCTTTTCCTGCAAGCCCCCCAGACTCGGCCTCAATTCTGGCTGCAGCGATTGTGCAAGCTGTCGCACAAGGCAGCTGGTCTACGTACCAGCAGTGAGAGAGATCGGTGCCTGGAAGGAGCTGATGTCACAAGCATCATCATGTCGCAACTactctcccccctctccattCAGCTCTCTCTTAACCACCGGTCTTTCCGTCTAACACCcacatttgactttttctttttttttttgtcttttacttGGTAGCTGATGTCACGCAACACTTCCTGATTCTTCTAAGTATCTGTGCAATCTGCTGTCATTTCCCATAAGCCGCTGCTGCAGCTTAGCCAACCAAAGGTTTGGCCAATGGTctgtaaaaacagagaaaagaacacTTCTGACAACAGAGGATGAGTTTGACTTTAAATGTTTATTGACAAAGCATTAAAAATGAGTACACTTCAAATGGATATTGCATCGTTTCAGTCTGCATatttgaaagtaaaaataataGTCCATGAATAAGTGTCTCAGGTGCAGACACAGCTTAGGTCAGGATGTGCAAGCAAAGTCTCTGCTTATTCCAAGAAGTTCCTGACAGCTGcgctggaaaagaaaaaaaaaaagaaaatccactttCTCGGACACCCTCGTCTTCTGGACCGACATCTTCCTCGTGACTCTCTGATGAGGTTCAGTCCCAGCCTCTGCACTTTCATGTGTCCATCTCTTGCACGGTCCTCGTCTCTGtgacctcctcctctcagttCCCCGCTGCCTCTTATCTAGGCCAGTAACTGGGTCAAAACTTCTTTTCATGCACTTTGCAGCACAGtccaaaaaacaagaaatcttCTCAGTGTCCCATCAGGCTTTCTGGTCACTCCGTCCACGCCCCCCGGCCAGTGTCCGCACTTGACCTCTGAACTTCAACCCCCTTTTTCCTCAGGGGTAATCCAGAACCAACGTGCCGACCCAGAATGCACCGTAGGGGGTTAACACAGCCACAGCCTCTTAATCCAGACGTGTGAGACGGAAAGGCTCGACACCTCCGGCTGAAGCTCAGCTCCTTGACTTTCTTTTCATCATCTTCAACATCAGCATGTGAAGCTCTGCAAGGGGAATGTCTCTTCAGCGCTCTGGGAGCGTGATGGTGGGCACCCAGTCGTACACGCTGCGGCTCTCCTCGCAGAACAGGCTCAGCTTGTCCAGAGAGGGGTCTTTCCATGGGTTTGCACTGGGGCTCtggagaataaaaaaaggagggagataTTTTAGAGTCAGGACACCTGCCACAGATACAGAACATAGAGACACCGCAGTGAGCATGGTGTGCAGACAGAGCAGTGATGCGTGCATGATTcactggctggctggctgagTGGGTGCTTCCTGGGAACGTACCGTGACAAGAATGCAGTGCGCGTCCTTGGGCTCGCCGGTCTCGTCTGCGCCCACGAGGTCGGCCAGGCGCCCGATGTCGTTGACGCGCACCACGTTGATGTCGTTGTCGAAGCAGAACGCCTGGATGAGGGTGAAGTGGATCTGGAGCGCGATGTCGCACTCGTACTCCTCATCGGTGGCGAGGACGCAGAATGCCACGCTGTCTGGGTCACTGTGGAGGCAAACAGGAGAGAGAGCCGGTCAGAACATGTTTgcgcttaaaaaaaaatcagaaaataaaacaaaaaccgTCCAGTCGTAATTACTCAGGAATTGCAATACTTACACATTCATGACTTTGGCGGATTCATAAACTCCAACTGTCAGGTAGTCCTGCTTCTTGGCAGcgaccagcagctcctccagggcTGCGCCTGCACTTTGCACCcttcacacagaagaagaaaaaaacacacatcagaccACCGGgaacactgacaaacacagtTAACgcatcaaacagcagcagctccggCGATCACGATGAATCCGTGCGTCAAATATTTACCTGTCTGCGTTTTCCATTGCGTTGTCTTGTCCGCGGATCTCTTCCAGAGTCATAGTTATAATCCAAATAAAGCGCGATCGGGATTCCGCAGTGAGCAGAGAAGgtccgtgcgtgtgtgtgtttctccgtGTTAAGTCTCTGGCGTTATTCTGAGCTCGGAACAGGCGGTGGGTGGATTTATAGCAGGTCGGCGTAGTTTCTCGGCAAGGGGCGGTCTCTTTCCGGCTTCGGCTCTCCTGCCATTGGCTCAGAAGGCGAAGCCGGGGAGAGGAAAGCAAAAGTCCCCGGGCAGTTACGCGGAGCATGTTGACAACCCCACGTGGGGTGgattggggaggggggggggcaagaTTACAACCTTTCAagaaatcccccccccccccttgccaCCAGCACCACtcatccatccacccaccaGCGATTCCTCCTTACCTTGTCAACATCCAACATCACCAGAATGAGCAAAACACTGAAAGTCCCGTCTGAGCTGAGGTGGACTTTGACGGCGAGCAGCTGACGCAACCGCACAGTAAAACACAACGCGCGGGGCATGTGACGACATGTTTACGACCCGAATCCCAGTGATATTAGACGCTCCTGTGAGAATAAGCAGActgtattgattgtttttttgttttgtccaagtGATGTTGGATAACTCTAGCCTTGTGTGTTTATCGGTTATGTAATTGTGCCAAGTGATGTTTTGCCATGACAGTTATAAAACcaaagggaagggaagggaaggggaCGCACACCGGACAGCCGTCCTACAGGTGACAGTGTAACACAATACGTTACTGTTGAGGTGGAAGGAAAATTGccggatctttttttttttttttttttcctgttggtTGAATCAGCAGTGGAATCGGTACAGAGATGAGTCCACTCCAGTGATGAACTCCGGAACAATCTTCTCAGAACTGGACTTCCCCAGCCCCGGGGAATCACTGGCCCCGCGTTATATTTAGCTCGTCCAAACTTTCCCTGTATAAGTCTTTGCCCTTAATAAACAGCGTGTTGATGGCGCACCTGCACCCCCGTCAAGCCTGTTACCCAACCTGTGTTTACAGTCTGCCCTGCTGAGTTAGTTAGAGCGAGAAGCCTGTCCTGACCCGGATAGGGCCACGTTTCCCGGTGGcgttgttctttctttcttttttctttttttttggaggagtgagagagacagcTTGAGTCCGGCACACGccagggtttttctttttttgttcgcCCTCTGAAAAGGAGGCTTAATTGCTCAGCCTGACTCGACGCGTGTCGTTTTCTTGTGTCACAACAATACTCACGTCCTCCACCTGCCCCCCGGTCCTTTCATGGGGCTGGGGGAGTGTGtggcccctgtgtgtgtgtgtgcgtaattAGCCCACTCCATTTAGTACCCCTTGCAGGCAGATGCCCGACAGATGCGCCAGGGCCCCCCAACCCGCAAAAACGCCACGTGCCGTCGGCCAGTGGTGCTTTCCAGGCCTGTTTATCTTATCAGCCGGGACTGTATGTGTTTACATTCAACGAAACCTGCTTTTTCAGAAGGCTGTGCGTGTTGACAGGCTTGGTCTTAAAGGAAAATGTTCAGCCGAAAATGAAAAGTTTTCCACCAGTCAGCAGGTGCAGTTTCCGTAGTCcattaaacatttctggagcttctcagCTAAACAGCGACAGccttctccaaaactacctaagcagatggggacttgttttaaaacactgGAATTAAATATAGAATGGCTCCGTAAAGTTCCTCCAGCATAATCCAGGTCTGCGGACCCCCAGAAGTCGTTATTTGCTTGGTCTTTTCAAATCACGTTGCGATCGTGGGGCTTCTGGGACTTGGATTTACACCCGACAAGGTGCATGAAGCCACTTTGTGTTGCTGCCAgtatctttttaaaacaagtccccgtctacttcaggTGCTTCGGAGAGTGCTGAAACGCTACAGAAATGTTGCTCGCACCGCAAAACCTCATCCGGCTTCCCATGAGCAGGTGAcggctgaattttcatttttaggggGGAACTTCTCCTTTAACCTGTAAGCAGGTACGAGCACATCGGACAAATTACAAAAGTCATCACGAAGAAAATGTGCACCCCTCACAGCTACATAGATCACGTAGACGGCCTCATCActaaatgatttattactaaCGCGCCCCGGTGACAGTTGTTTTCTTGTTAAACAGTGAGTCAAGCGATGAACCGCGCTGACATTTAACTAAATGCAAATGAGGATGCCTACATGATAACCGGGTGACCTTTAACCTAATCTAAACCATCTCTCAGGCTGCAGAGTGCCCGGTGTCAGAGAATCCTTTGACCGACGTCGCCATCTGCTGGCGGCTCAGAGAGACTGACCTTTCCTCCTTCGACACAACCAGTCTGAACATGTTGAATAAGCTCATGACTCATCTGATTCCAACCTCACACTTGTGAGTCACCAGCCACTTCcaatatgttgttgttattcCCAGACAGCTGAGGTTACCTGCAAAGTCAGAAAAATACTGTTTGCCAAGTGTGGAGCAGCAACAAGAACCGctgggattaaaaaaaaaaaaaaaacatgcaacaaaTCTACAGTTTCATTTTAGCCCATATCATTTCAATTGATTTAAAAGGCCTGCGACTGCCTGAAACATCCTCAGTATGTCCCTGTTACATCCATACAGGTAAAATCTACATGAAGTTTACATTAATATATCCAAATCCACTCATGTCAGACAAACACTATTACAGACGATCCTATTATACGTGGAAGCTTCTGGAATTTTACAGTTGTGAATGTAGGAAGCAGTTTGGCTGAGATGATGGGGGGGAAATCCCAGGCTGGCTGTGCAAAATAGATTAGGCACAGCCTCCCAAATAAACCTTGTGTGAAGCACCTAACTTCCCGAAAAACCAATTGTGGTCAGAGAGGCAGTTCCGCACTGTGTGTGAAGGCAGCATCTGAATGCTAATTGTCTGGGAAAACAGCACTGTTGGACAGTTTAAAGAAGACTTCCTTTGATAGAGAGAGATTATAATAAACTGAGAAGGGCTATTTAAACAAACGTATACAGGTGAAGAGCCGCCTTCGGGTAAATCCTGAAACAGTAAGTTCAAATGTTAGTGACATTAATATTTAGTTGATTGTGTCCTTCGTATTGTTTAATTTCGATGTAGGCCTTCTGTGATCAAATatggaaaataaatatgtaaatatgccTTTGAATGCACCAAAaggaaaaccaaaaacaaatgtaGGCATTCACTAATTAGTCAAATGAGATAAAGTGACATCTctattttaaatttgtttctgtatttatttcccCTTGTC contains:
- the gadd45ga gene encoding growth arrest and DNA-damage-inducible, gamma a; the encoded protein is MTLEEIRGQDNAMENADRVQSAGAALEELLVAAKKQDYLTVGVYESAKVMNVDPDSVAFCVLATDEEYECDIALQIHFTLIQAFCFDNDINVVRVNDIGRLADLVGADETGEPKDAHCILVTSPSANPWKDPSLDKLSLFCEESRSVYDWVPTITLPER